The following are encoded together in the Echinicola jeungdonensis genome:
- a CDS encoding DUF4136 domain-containing protein has product MKIRVLIALIIPFLLVVSCSPVKIYTEKSELNYEKSYKTFAIINQYKGKNAWNSPVLDQNLVHNLTEGMKEMGYEPDRNSPDLILRYNTLLSEGEKEVSQYPGSMWGYGMYNPWMYRMPYPYWGNPTKLEKYDLGELVIDFIDPRADQVILRISAVGEVNNPKQKYKNIKISVEKILHEFSKKVEAG; this is encoded by the coding sequence CTGGTGGTTTCCTGTAGTCCCGTGAAGATTTATACTGAAAAAAGCGAATTGAATTATGAAAAATCTTATAAGACTTTTGCCATCATCAATCAGTACAAAGGAAAAAATGCTTGGAATTCACCGGTTTTGGATCAAAATCTGGTCCATAACCTAACTGAAGGGATGAAGGAAATGGGCTATGAACCTGATAGAAATTCACCCGACCTAATACTGCGTTACAACACTTTGTTGAGTGAAGGGGAAAAAGAGGTCAGTCAATACCCTGGAAGTATGTGGGGATATGGTATGTATAACCCTTGGATGTACCGTATGCCATATCCATATTGGGGAAACCCTACCAAACTGGAAAAATATGATCTGGGTGAGTTGGTGATAGATTTTATTGATCCCAGAGCAGATCAGGTTATTTTAAGGATCAGTGCAGTGGGTGAAGTCAATAATCCAAAACAGAAATATAAAAACATTAAGATTTCAGTTGAGAAAATTCTACATGAATTTTCTAAAAAGGTAGAGGCTGGATAA